A single genomic interval of Dehalococcoidales bacterium harbors:
- the uvrA gene encoding excinuclease ABC subunit UvrA, protein MSLDSIIVRGAREHNLKDINVTIPRDKLVVITGVSGSGKSSLAFDTIYAEGQRRYVESLSAYARQFLGLMEKPDVDYIEGLSPAVSVDQKGVSRNPRSTMGTITEIYDYLRLLFARVGHPHCPQCGREITVQTIQQIVDAITALPEDSHIMILAPLVRDRKGEYQAVFDDLRKTGYVRVRIDGDIHDLSEQLHLDKNKKHSIESVVDRLVVGQSGSQDRITDSVETSLKLGAGVILVSIVNGEEMLFSEHFACVHCGISLGEIAPRTFSFNSPHGACPECSGLGFKQELDPDLIIPNKDISIADGAIHPYQSGFWYLEQLDDLARRHDFSLNNPVRSLTKEHLDLILYGEKGDLVSYRNRFGRVRQYFTGYEGIIPRLERLYRDTDSDNSRAALERYMTTRECPVCNGKRLKPESLAVTIGGKNIIEISSLSVSQALNWVKALREGKQPILSQREQMIAHQIIKEITARLGFLEDVGLDYLTLDRPSATLSGGEAQRIRLATQIGSGLMGVLYICDEPTVGLHPADDFRLIQTLKRLRDLGNTVLVVEHDEAMMRAADHIIDMGPGAGEHGGRIIASGTLHDIIKAKDSITGQYLSGKKRIPLPDQRRPGSGEELMIKGARQNNLKNIDVRIPLGRFICITGVSGSGKSTLINTVLYRNLAQTLYRSRERAGDCDGVFGMEHIDKVINIDQSPIGRTPRSNPATYTGTFTPIRELFATVPEARMRGYAPGRFSFNVKGGRCESCRGDGFTQIEMQFLPDVTVPCEVCQGKRYNREALEIRFKGKNIAEVLDMTIEQARSFFEHFPKIKNKLSTLCDVGLGYMCLGQPAPTLSGGEAQRVKLSTELSKRSTGRTLYILDEPTTGLAFDDVAALLRVLQRLVDGGNTVIVIEHHLDVIKNADYIIDLGPGAGDHGGYIIASGTPEEVTQQASSITGQYLVKALTNGVEYKLKD, encoded by the coding sequence ATGTCGCTTGACTCCATAATCGTCAGAGGTGCTCGTGAGCATAACCTGAAGGATATCAACGTCACTATACCGCGTGACAAGCTGGTGGTTATCACCGGCGTTTCCGGATCTGGGAAGAGCTCGCTGGCCTTCGACACTATCTATGCCGAGGGACAACGCCGTTACGTAGAATCCCTGTCGGCTTATGCCCGCCAGTTTCTAGGGCTGATGGAAAAACCGGATGTTGACTACATTGAGGGCCTGAGCCCGGCAGTTTCCGTCGACCAGAAAGGGGTAAGTCGAAACCCACGTTCTACAATGGGCACGATAACCGAAATCTATGATTACCTACGGCTGCTTTTTGCCCGGGTCGGGCACCCCCATTGTCCCCAGTGTGGGCGGGAGATTACAGTACAGACGATACAGCAGATTGTTGACGCCATCACCGCACTCCCCGAAGACAGCCACATCATGATTCTGGCGCCTCTGGTCAGGGATCGTAAGGGAGAATACCAAGCGGTGTTTGACGATTTACGTAAAACAGGCTACGTAAGGGTACGTATCGATGGTGACATTCATGACCTGTCCGAGCAATTACATCTGGACAAGAATAAGAAGCACTCTATTGAGTCTGTGGTCGACCGGCTAGTAGTCGGCCAGAGCGGGAGTCAGGATCGCATTACCGATTCGGTGGAAACCTCTCTTAAGCTGGGGGCCGGGGTGATCCTGGTATCGATAGTTAATGGTGAGGAGATGCTCTTCTCAGAGCACTTTGCCTGTGTTCACTGCGGCATCAGTCTTGGTGAAATTGCTCCAAGGACATTCAGCTTCAACAGCCCCCACGGTGCCTGCCCGGAATGCAGCGGCCTGGGCTTCAAACAGGAGTTGGATCCCGACCTTATTATTCCCAATAAGGATATCTCCATCGCCGACGGGGCTATCCATCCCTATCAATCCGGGTTCTGGTATCTTGAGCAGCTTGATGACCTAGCCCGACGGCATGATTTTTCTCTCAATAACCCGGTTAGAAGTTTAACCAAGGAGCATCTTGATCTGATACTGTACGGCGAGAAGGGTGATCTGGTAAGTTATCGCAACCGCTTCGGCCGGGTAAGGCAATATTTCACCGGTTATGAGGGTATAATTCCGCGGCTGGAACGGTTATATCGCGATACGGATTCGGACAACTCCCGGGCAGCACTGGAACGCTATATGACAACCAGGGAGTGCCCCGTCTGTAATGGCAAGCGCCTCAAGCCGGAGTCTCTGGCGGTAACTATCGGAGGCAAGAATATTATTGAGATCAGTTCGTTATCAGTATCCCAAGCCCTCAATTGGGTAAAAGCACTCAGAGAAGGTAAGCAGCCTATCCTGAGCCAGCGTGAACAGATGATAGCCCACCAGATTATTAAAGAGATAACGGCACGGCTGGGTTTTCTCGAAGACGTCGGTTTGGACTATCTCACATTAGACCGCCCCTCGGCCACCTTGAGCGGTGGAGAAGCGCAACGAATTCGCCTAGCTACCCAGATCGGGAGCGGACTGATGGGCGTACTCTACATCTGTGATGAGCCAACGGTAGGTCTGCACCCCGCCGACGACTTCCGGCTGATTCAGACACTGAAGAGACTAAGAGATCTGGGCAATACGGTACTGGTTGTAGAACATGATGAGGCCATGATGCGAGCTGCCGACCATATTATTGATATGGGGCCCGGTGCCGGAGAGCATGGCGGAAGGATTATCGCCAGCGGCACCCTGCACGATATCATAAAAGCGAAAGATTCGATAACCGGCCAGTATCTTAGCGGAAAGAAGCGAATTCCCCTACCCGATCAACGCCGCCCCGGCTCCGGGGAGGAGTTGATGATAAAAGGGGCCAGACAGAATAATCTGAAGAATATTGATGTCCGTATCCCGCTGGGCAGGTTTATCTGTATTACCGGCGTGTCGGGCAGCGGCAAGAGCACCCTCATTAATACAGTCCTCTACCGGAACCTGGCGCAGACGCTTTACCGATCCAGGGAAAGAGCCGGTGATTGTGACGGCGTCTTCGGTATGGAACATATCGATAAGGTAATCAATATCGACCAGTCGCCAATCGGACGCACTCCGCGCAGCAATCCGGCCACCTATACCGGTACCTTTACCCCTATCCGTGAGCTTTTCGCCACTGTCCCCGAGGCCCGCATGAGAGGCTATGCGCCGGGAAGGTTCTCATTCAATGTTAAGGGCGGACGCTGTGAGTCATGCCGCGGGGATGGCTTTACCCAGATTGAGATGCAGTTTTTACCCGATGTTACCGTCCCCTGTGAAGTGTGCCAGGGCAAGCGTTACAACCGTGAAGCACTGGAGATTAGATTCAAGGGTAAGAATATCGCCGAGGTGCTCGATATGACCATTGAGCAAGCCCGCTCCTTTTTTGAACACTTCCCCAAGATAAAGAACAAGCTAAGCACCCTCTGCGATGTCGGACTGGGCTATATGTGCCTGGGCCAGCCGGCGCCGACACTATCCGGCGGTGAAGCACAACGGGTAAAGTTATCCACCGAGCTGTCAAAGCGGTCAACCGGGCGGACACTATATATTCTCGATGAACCGACTACCGGACTTGCCTTCGACGATGTGGCGGCACTGCTAAGGGTACTGCAGCGGCTGGTTGACGGAGGTAATACGGTGATTGTTATCGAGCACCACCTGGATGTAATAAAGAACGCCGATTATATCATTGACCTCGGACCAGGGGCAGGCGACCACGGCGGCTACATAATCGCCAGCGGCACACCAGAGGAGGTTACGCAGCAGGCATCATCAATAACCGGACAGTATCTGGTCAAAGCATTGACCAATGGTGTAGAATATAAACTGAAAGACTGA
- the rplK gene encoding 50S ribosomal protein L11, protein MAKKVKAVVKLQIPAGQANPAPPVGPALGQHGINIMGFCKEYNERTASQSGSIIPVEITVFDDRSFTFITKTPPTSDLLKKALSLEKGAGATGREKAGTLSRDKLREIAQLKAKDLNAVDIEGAEQIVKGTARSMGIEVE, encoded by the coding sequence ATGGCGAAAAAGGTTAAGGCCGTAGTTAAGCTGCAGATACCAGCCGGTCAGGCAAACCCTGCCCCTCCGGTGGGTCCTGCGCTAGGTCAGCACGGGATTAATATAATGGGATTCTGCAAAGAGTACAATGAGCGCACCGCCAGCCAGTCCGGTTCTATCATTCCGGTTGAGATAACCGTCTTTGACGACCGGTCATTCACATTCATTACCAAGACACCACCCACCAGTGACCTGTTGAAAAAGGCGTTAAGCCTGGAAAAGGGGGCCGGAGCTACTGGCCGTGAGAAAGCGGGCACATTATCCCGTGACAAGCTCCGCGAAATAGCACAGCTTAAGGCGAAAGACCTGAACGCAGTCGATATTGAGGGGGCGGAGCAAATCGTTAAGGGTACCGCCCGCAGCATGGGAATTGAGGTTGAGTAG
- the nusG gene encoding transcription termination/antitermination protein NusG: MEEKQKSWFVVHTYSGYEERVKKNLEQRIKFMDSEDEIARVVIPTEDEIEVKSGQKQTVSKKILPGYVLVQMGMSDQSWKIVRNTPGVTGFVGGGDKPVPLTNEEITRILKQMEAEAPKLKIGFREGESVRVTDGPFLDFIGVVESINSEKGKVKVLLSLFGRSTPVELDFLQVEKL, translated from the coding sequence GTGGAGGAAAAGCAAAAATCCTGGTTTGTCGTCCATACCTATTCCGGGTACGAAGAACGGGTCAAGAAGAACCTGGAGCAGCGCATCAAGTTTATGGACTCTGAAGACGAGATCGCCAGGGTAGTTATTCCTACTGAGGATGAGATTGAGGTAAAAAGCGGCCAAAAGCAAACGGTGAGCAAGAAAATACTACCCGGCTATGTCCTTGTCCAGATGGGAATGAGTGACCAGAGCTGGAAGATAGTACGTAATACCCCCGGCGTCACCGGTTTTGTCGGCGGGGGAGATAAACCGGTCCCTCTGACCAATGAAGAGATAACCCGGATTTTGAAGCAGATGGAAGCAGAAGCACCCAAGCTGAAGATCGGTTTCCGAGAGGGAGAGAGCGTTCGTGTGACTGATGGCCCGTTCCTTGATTTTATCGGAGTGGTGGAAAGTATCAATTCAGAAAAGGGTAAGGTCAAGGTGCTTCTGTCCCTGTTTGGACGTAGTACCCCCGTTGAGCTTGATTTTCTGCAGGTAGAGAAGCTTTAA
- a CDS encoding HDIG domain-containing protein, whose amino-acid sequence MNRKEVLESINENVENKNLLKHMLATEAIMRALAKRLSENEDEWGLTGLLHDIDVELTDGDENSHSKLGADLASELGASKEMVHAILCHNAAHGLPCETKLDKALFCADPLTGLITASALVRADKKLAGLETKSVLKRFKEKAFAAGANREHIASCQGLGIEIEEFVSLGLKAMQDIAGNLGL is encoded by the coding sequence ATGAATAGAAAAGAAGTACTCGAATCGATTAATGAGAACGTAGAGAACAAAAACCTGCTGAAACATATGCTGGCCACCGAGGCAATAATGCGGGCTCTGGCCAAGCGTCTCAGTGAGAATGAAGACGAGTGGGGGCTGACCGGGCTGCTGCATGATATCGACGTAGAGCTTACCGATGGTGATGAGAACAGCCACAGTAAGCTGGGAGCCGACCTCGCCAGCGAACTGGGAGCCAGCAAGGAAATGGTGCACGCCATCCTCTGTCATAATGCCGCGCATGGACTCCCCTGTGAGACAAAGCTGGATAAGGCCCTGTTCTGCGCCGACCCGCTGACCGGCCTCATTACAGCGTCGGCCCTGGTCCGGGCCGATAAAAAGCTAGCCGGGCTTGAAACCAAATCAGTACTTAAGAGATTCAAGGAAAAGGCCTTCGCCGCCGGTGCCAACAGAGAACATATTGCATCATGCCAGGGGCTTGGCATTGAGATCGAAGAGTTTGTTTCCCTGGGGCTTAAGGCAATGCAGGACATCGCCGGTAACCTGGGCCTATGA
- a CDS encoding PH domain-containing protein yields MVQLAPDIMVDKKDQLEKIEGICLPDETIRAVFDLKGAGSGFIGFTDKRIIFYDKAFMKKKKALVSIPYALIASVASEDNKGFFIRSGFFVSDTLTIQTIGLEPKTFEFRGGDKAHLAHNIIMEHMLR; encoded by the coding sequence ATGGTACAGCTGGCTCCGGATATCATGGTGGACAAAAAGGATCAGTTAGAGAAGATTGAGGGGATATGTCTGCCGGATGAGACCATTCGAGCTGTCTTTGATTTGAAAGGTGCCGGTAGCGGTTTTATCGGGTTTACTGATAAGAGAATAATCTTCTATGACAAAGCGTTTATGAAGAAAAAGAAGGCCTTGGTGAGCATTCCTTATGCTCTTATCGCTTCAGTGGCTAGTGAGGACAACAAGGGTTTTTTCATTAGAAGCGGCTTCTTTGTCAGTGATACCCTTACTATCCAGACGATAGGGCTTGAGCCCAAGACCTTTGAATTCCGGGGTGGAGATAAAGCCCATCTGGCTCACAACATAATTATGGAGCATATGTTGAGATAG
- a CDS encoding SemiSWEET family transporter — protein sequence MSSVELLGFIAGALTTSSTIPQLVRIFRLKSAYEISMAFTILMLVGLSLWLVYGLYLSLTPVIVWNAIGTGCVAMLLVAKLRYGRRP from the coding sequence TTGAGTTCAGTAGAACTGCTCGGCTTTATCGCCGGGGCACTGACAACATCCAGTACAATACCGCAGCTTGTTCGCATCTTCCGGCTTAAGAGTGCCTACGAGATAAGCATGGCCTTTACCATTCTTATGCTCGTTGGCCTCAGTCTCTGGCTGGTTTACGGTCTCTACCTCAGTCTAACCCCGGTAATTGTCTGGAATGCTATTGGGACAGGCTGTGTCGCTATGCTCCTGGTTGCCAAACTAAGGTACGGCAGGAGGCCCTAG
- the rplA gene encoding 50S ribosomal protein L1, which yields MVRRSKKYQEAVKLLDRPETYAPGEAIELAKKMAYAQFDESVELHLRMGLDPRNATQQVRGVALLPYGLGKQVRVLVFAQGEAERIAEGAGADFVGSDDIIKKIEGGWLEFDTAIATPDMMGRVGKLGKILGRRGLMPNPKSGTVVAAEDLPRVIEDSRKGRVEFKLDRTAIIHVILGKISFEADKLLGNLTAIVEAVVKAKPSGAKGQYIKSATLTTTMGPGIKLDLRSTIDLGTG from the coding sequence ATGGTAAGACGGAGTAAGAAGTATCAAGAAGCGGTTAAACTGCTGGACAGGCCGGAGACATATGCCCCCGGTGAAGCTATCGAACTGGCGAAGAAGATGGCCTACGCTCAATTCGATGAGAGCGTCGAACTTCACCTCAGAATGGGACTCGACCCTAGAAACGCCACTCAGCAGGTACGAGGCGTTGCCCTGCTGCCTTACGGACTGGGTAAACAGGTGCGCGTTCTTGTCTTTGCGCAGGGAGAAGCAGAAAGAATTGCCGAGGGAGCAGGGGCAGACTTTGTCGGCAGTGATGACATTATTAAGAAGATAGAAGGCGGTTGGCTGGAATTCGACACCGCTATAGCTACCCCGGATATGATGGGCAGGGTGGGCAAGCTGGGAAAAATCTTGGGCCGCAGGGGCCTGATGCCCAACCCCAAGTCGGGGACGGTAGTAGCCGCCGAAGACCTGCCCCGGGTAATCGAGGACTCCCGTAAGGGTAGAGTCGAATTCAAACTGGATAGAACGGCCATTATCCACGTTATCCTGGGCAAGATCAGTTTCGAGGCTGATAAGCTACTGGGAAATCTGACGGCAATAGTAGAGGCCGTGGTGAAAGCCAAGCCCAGCGGCGCCAAGGGCCAGTACATCAAGTCAGCTACACTGACCACAACTATGGGACCCGGGATAAAGCTTGACCTTAGATCAACCATTGATCTAGGTACCGGTTGA
- the rplL gene encoding 50S ribosomal protein L7/L12 encodes MAVEDMIAAIKTMTVLELSEMVKALETEFGVSAAAPVVAAAATTGAAAAPDAEEEKTEFTVVLKDAGANRINVIRAVRELTSLGLKESKDLVESAPKPVKEGVSKEEAAAAKDKLEAAGATVEVT; translated from the coding sequence ATGGCCGTTGAGGATATGATCGCAGCGATAAAGACTATGACGGTACTTGAGTTGTCGGAGATGGTCAAGGCCCTTGAGACTGAGTTCGGCGTTAGCGCCGCCGCTCCGGTGGTCGCTGCCGCGGCAACGACTGGAGCTGCTGCTGCTCCGGATGCCGAGGAAGAGAAAACGGAGTTCACCGTGGTCCTCAAGGATGCCGGGGCCAACCGGATTAATGTGATCAGGGCAGTACGGGAATTGACTTCCCTGGGGCTGAAAGAATCCAAGGACCTGGTGGAGAGTGCTCCTAAGCCGGTGAAGGAAGGGGTCAGCAAGGAAGAGGCTGCTGCAGCTAAAGACAAGCTGGAAGCCGCCGGGGCTACCGTCGAGGTCACATAG
- the rplJ gene encoding 50S ribosomal protein L10 — protein MSREKKTEIIDRFEDTFSRCSVGILTDYRGLSNAEITTIRRRLGNSSIDYRVVKNTLARFAAEKAGKTNLASSFVGPVAIALGYGDVTEPAKILTEYIITSKSTLTIKGGFLGDRVLTPEEVSTLAQLPSREILLAKLLGGMQGPIAGLVNCLSAPIAGVMRVLQARIKQMEGE, from the coding sequence ATGTCCAGGGAAAAGAAGACTGAGATTATCGATAGATTCGAAGACACTTTCTCGAGGTGCAGCGTTGGCATTTTGACTGACTACCGGGGTCTGTCGAACGCCGAAATAACCACCATACGCCGCAGGTTAGGGAATTCAAGCATCGATTATAGAGTGGTGAAGAATACATTAGCCCGGTTTGCCGCAGAAAAAGCGGGAAAGACCAACCTGGCCAGTTCCTTTGTCGGGCCGGTAGCTATTGCCTTAGGCTACGGTGATGTAACCGAGCCAGCCAAGATTCTGACCGAATATATCATCACTTCAAAATCGACATTGACTATAAAGGGCGGCTTCTTAGGAGACCGGGTGCTTACTCCGGAAGAAGTATCGACTCTGGCCCAGTTGCCGTCAAGGGAGATACTACTGGCCAAGCTGCTCGGAGGGATGCAGGGTCCTATTGCCGGTTTAGTAAATTGTCTTAGCGCCCCTATAGCGGGGGTGATGAGAGTGTTACAGGCTAGAATTAAACAAATGGAGGGAGAATAA
- a CDS encoding YifB family Mg chelatase-like AAA ATPase, with protein MLAKVISCAVVGLEGAAIEVEVDISPGLPSFTIVGLPDAAVQEARERVRAAIRHSGCSFPNRRIVVNLAPANLKKAGPSYDLPIAVGILLSSEQIQADVFHTVILGELSLDGSLRHTHGVLPMAALAREKGFTTLIVPEADAKEASLIEGIKIIPIASLAQLVGYLRGEIPQPEYQAGGILESVPDHLVATDLAYIKGQEHVKRALEVAASGGHNLIMVGPPGSGKTLLARTLPSILPPMNFEESLEVTKIYSISGLLPTDTPLIRQRPFRSPHYTISNAGLVGVGHWPKPGEISLSHRGVLFLDELPEFGHSVLEVLRQPLEDKVVTISRAQGSLTFPANFMLVGAMNPCPCGFYGDPFRACTCSPAVVSRYQKRVSGPFIDRIDIFVEVPHIDYEKLADDRLGEESTKARERVKAARAIQKERFRGTGLTCNAEMMPTEVREFCQTEESARSLLKAAMKQLYLSARAFHRILKLARSIADLENAGIIKAHHLAEAIQYRPRRVVL; from the coding sequence ATGCTGGCCAAGGTAATCAGCTGTGCTGTTGTGGGACTGGAGGGAGCTGCTATCGAGGTTGAGGTGGATATCTCACCCGGACTGCCCTCATTTACTATCGTCGGTCTGCCCGATGCTGCTGTCCAGGAAGCCCGGGAGCGGGTTCGCGCCGCCATACGTCACTCCGGCTGCAGCTTTCCCAACCGGCGTATAGTGGTTAACCTTGCCCCTGCTAACCTGAAGAAGGCCGGACCATCCTATGATTTGCCCATTGCCGTTGGTATACTTTTAAGCTCCGAACAGATACAGGCCGACGTTTTTCATACCGTTATCCTCGGTGAGTTATCGCTGGACGGTAGCCTGCGCCATACCCATGGTGTCTTGCCTATGGCTGCGCTTGCCCGCGAGAAAGGGTTTACCACTCTTATTGTCCCTGAAGCCGATGCTAAAGAAGCATCCTTGATAGAAGGGATAAAGATTATCCCCATTGCTTCGCTGGCACAACTGGTCGGTTATTTGAGGGGAGAGATACCACAACCGGAATACCAGGCCGGTGGTATCCTGGAATCTGTTCCTGATCATCTCGTTGCTACTGACCTGGCTTACATTAAGGGACAGGAGCATGTCAAGCGTGCTTTGGAGGTAGCTGCCTCCGGAGGGCATAACCTTATCATGGTGGGGCCGCCGGGTAGTGGTAAAACATTACTGGCACGTACACTACCATCTATACTGCCGCCAATGAATTTTGAGGAGTCACTGGAGGTTACCAAGATCTACAGCATCAGCGGTCTACTACCGACAGATACTCCCTTGATTAGGCAGCGTCCCTTCCGTTCTCCTCACTACACCATCTCCAACGCCGGTCTGGTCGGCGTCGGGCACTGGCCAAAACCTGGGGAAATAAGCCTCAGCCACCGCGGGGTTCTGTTCCTTGATGAACTCCCTGAATTCGGTCATTCTGTTCTCGAGGTGCTGCGTCAGCCTCTTGAGGACAAGGTAGTTACTATCAGTCGGGCCCAGGGCAGCTTGACCTTCCCGGCTAACTTCATGCTGGTCGGTGCGATGAACCCCTGCCCTTGCGGCTTCTACGGCGACCCATTCCGGGCCTGTACTTGTTCTCCTGCAGTGGTCTCCCGGTATCAGAAGCGCGTCAGTGGTCCATTCATCGACCGTATTGACATCTTCGTCGAGGTGCCCCATATTGACTACGAGAAACTGGCCGATGACAGACTGGGGGAGGAATCAACTAAAGCACGGGAAAGGGTCAAGGCGGCTCGTGCCATACAGAAAGAGCGTTTCCGGGGAACCGGATTAACCTGTAATGCGGAAATGATGCCAACCGAGGTAAGAGAGTTTTGTCAGACAGAAGAATCGGCACGTAGCCTGCTCAAGGCAGCTATGAAGCAGCTCTACCTCTCCGCACGCGCCTTCCATCGCATCCTGAAACTGGCCCGCTCCATCGCTGATCTGGAAAATGCAGGGATAATCAAGGCCCATCACCTGGCTGAGGCTATCCAGTACCGGCCGAGGCGGGTGGTATTATAA